A genomic stretch from Oncorhynchus gorbuscha isolate QuinsamMale2020 ecotype Even-year linkage group LG20, OgorEven_v1.0, whole genome shotgun sequence includes:
- the LOC124007482 gene encoding dnaJ homolog subfamily C member 3-like isoform X1, which yields MLLLTGNYFLLLLVKLGVSGDNVEIEKHCEMGRKLLESGQLAGALSHYHSAVGSISSCNEMVHIKIQYLYLTYYERAAVFLAMGKSKSALSDLTRAIRLKPDDLIARLQMGNIFLKMGNTQKARENFQAVLQRSPDQDEARHQLMRANELEELQEKAHATHHRRDYRTTINVLDWVLVLSPWDPESLELRAECYIHLGNTRKAIQDLTPTAWLRNDNRAAFLKLSTLHYSLGENKKSIAHVRECLKLNQDDKKCLSHFKQVKKLIKQLDSAEEHIKEESYQMAISNYESVMKTEPNVPYYTNKAKERICFCLVKEKMAAKAIDICSDAHQRDPRNINILRDRAEAFILNRDYGEAVEDYEEAMEFDMENNEIRDGLKRAQELLKFTPKKDYYKILGVERSANKEEIIHAYRQQAKKWHPDKYRVDCERRKTWKRFIDITSAKKVLTDPEMRKKFDSDV from the exons gCTGG GTGTCTCGGGGGATAACGTGGAGATTGAGAAACACTGTGAGATGGGCCGTAAACTGTTGGAATCTGGTCAACTTGCTGGGGCCCTGTCCCACTACCACTCTGCAGTGG GATCAATTTCCTCCTGCAATGAAATGGTTCATATCAAGATCCAATATCTCTACCTGACCTACTATGAGCGGGCAGCTGTGTTTCTGGCAATGGGGAAGTCCAAGTCAGCCCTGTCGGACCTGACCAGAGCTATCCGACTCAAACCAGATGACCTCATT GCCAGACTGCAGATGGGGAATATCTTCCTAAAGATGGGCAACACCCAGAAGGCCCGGGAGAACTTTCAGGCTGTG CTGCAGCGCTCCCCTGACCAGGATGAGGCGCGGCACCAGCTGATGAGGGCCAACGAGCTGGAGGAGCTGCAGGAAAAGGCCCACGCGACCCACCACAGAAGAGACTACAGGACCACCATCAATGTGTTGGATTGGGTTTTAGTG CTGTCCCCCTGGGACCCTGAGTCTCTGGAGCTCCGGGCTGAATGCTACATCCACCTGGGAAACACCAGGAAGGCCATCCAGGACCTGACTCCCACCGCCTGGCTGAGGAATGACAACCGTGCTGCCTTCCTCAAGCTCAGTACCCTGCACTATAGCCTGGGGGAGAACAAGAAGTCAATAGC TCACGTCCGGGAGTGTCTGAAGCTGAACCAGGATGACAAGAAGTGTTTGTCCCACTTCAAACAGGTGAAGAAGCTCATCAAGCAGCTGGACTCTGCCGAGGAGCATATCAAGGAGGAGAG TTATCAAATGGCCATATCCAACTATGAGTCAGTGATGAAGACAGAACCTAATGTCCCCTACTACACCAATAAGGCAAAAGAGAGGATCTGCTTCTGCCTGGTCAAG GAAAAGATGGCTGCTAAGGCAATAGACATCTGCTCTGATGCCCACCAGAGAGATCCACGCAACATCAACATCCTTCGAGACAGAGCTGAGGCCTTCATCCTCAACCGGGACTACGGTGAAG CGGTGGAAGACTACGAGGAAGCGATGGAGTTTGACATGGAGAACAATGAGATCAGGGATGGTTTAAAGCGAGCCCAGGAGCTGCTCAAGTTCACCCCAAAGAAAGACTATTATAAGATCCTAGGTGTCGAAAG gagtgccaacaaagaggAAATAATCCATGCATACAGGCAGCAGGCCAAAAAGTGGCATCCTGACAAGTACAGAGTGGATTGTGAGAGGAGAAAGACATGGAAAAGGTTCATTGACATCACCTCTGCAAAAAAGGTGCTCACCGACCCag AAATGCGGAAGAAGTTTGACTCGGACGTTTGA
- the LOC124007482 gene encoding dnaJ homolog subfamily C member 3-like isoform X2 — translation MLLLTGNYFLLLLVKLGVSGDNVEIEKHCEMGRKLLESGQLAGALSHYHSAVGSISSCNEMVHIKIQYLYLTYYERAAVFLAMGKSKSALSDLTRAIRLKPDDLIARLQMGNIFLKMGNTQKARENFQAVLQRSPDQDEARHQLMRANELEELQEKAHATHHRRDYRTTINVLDWVLVLSPWDPESLELRAECYIHLGNTRKAIQDLTPTAWLRNDNRAAFLKLSTLHYSLGENKKSIAHVRECLKLNQDDKKCLSHFKQVKKLIKQLDSAEEHIKEESYQMAISNYESVMKTEPNVPYYTNKAKERICFCLVKRDPRNINILRDRAEAFILNRDYGEAVEDYEEAMEFDMENNEIRDGLKRAQELLKFTPKKDYYKILGVERSANKEEIIHAYRQQAKKWHPDKYRVDCERRKTWKRFIDITSAKKVLTDPEMRKKFDSDV, via the exons gCTGG GTGTCTCGGGGGATAACGTGGAGATTGAGAAACACTGTGAGATGGGCCGTAAACTGTTGGAATCTGGTCAACTTGCTGGGGCCCTGTCCCACTACCACTCTGCAGTGG GATCAATTTCCTCCTGCAATGAAATGGTTCATATCAAGATCCAATATCTCTACCTGACCTACTATGAGCGGGCAGCTGTGTTTCTGGCAATGGGGAAGTCCAAGTCAGCCCTGTCGGACCTGACCAGAGCTATCCGACTCAAACCAGATGACCTCATT GCCAGACTGCAGATGGGGAATATCTTCCTAAAGATGGGCAACACCCAGAAGGCCCGGGAGAACTTTCAGGCTGTG CTGCAGCGCTCCCCTGACCAGGATGAGGCGCGGCACCAGCTGATGAGGGCCAACGAGCTGGAGGAGCTGCAGGAAAAGGCCCACGCGACCCACCACAGAAGAGACTACAGGACCACCATCAATGTGTTGGATTGGGTTTTAGTG CTGTCCCCCTGGGACCCTGAGTCTCTGGAGCTCCGGGCTGAATGCTACATCCACCTGGGAAACACCAGGAAGGCCATCCAGGACCTGACTCCCACCGCCTGGCTGAGGAATGACAACCGTGCTGCCTTCCTCAAGCTCAGTACCCTGCACTATAGCCTGGGGGAGAACAAGAAGTCAATAGC TCACGTCCGGGAGTGTCTGAAGCTGAACCAGGATGACAAGAAGTGTTTGTCCCACTTCAAACAGGTGAAGAAGCTCATCAAGCAGCTGGACTCTGCCGAGGAGCATATCAAGGAGGAGAG TTATCAAATGGCCATATCCAACTATGAGTCAGTGATGAAGACAGAACCTAATGTCCCCTACTACACCAATAAGGCAAAAGAGAGGATCTGCTTCTGCCTGGTCAAG AGAGATCCACGCAACATCAACATCCTTCGAGACAGAGCTGAGGCCTTCATCCTCAACCGGGACTACGGTGAAG CGGTGGAAGACTACGAGGAAGCGATGGAGTTTGACATGGAGAACAATGAGATCAGGGATGGTTTAAAGCGAGCCCAGGAGCTGCTCAAGTTCACCCCAAAGAAAGACTATTATAAGATCCTAGGTGTCGAAAG gagtgccaacaaagaggAAATAATCCATGCATACAGGCAGCAGGCCAAAAAGTGGCATCCTGACAAGTACAGAGTGGATTGTGAGAGGAGAAAGACATGGAAAAGGTTCATTGACATCACCTCTGCAAAAAAGGTGCTCACCGACCCag AAATGCGGAAGAAGTTTGACTCGGACGTTTGA
- the LOC124007482 gene encoding dnaJ homolog subfamily C member 3-like isoform X3 produces the protein MLLLTGNYFLLLLVKLGVSGDNVEIEKHCEMGRKLLESGQLAGALSHYHSAVGSISSCNEMVHIKIQYLYLTYYERAAVFLAMGKSKSALSDLTRAIRLKPDDLIARLQMGNIFLKMGNTQKARENFQAVLQRSPDQDEARHQLMRANELEELQEKAHATHHRRDYRTTINVLDWVLVLSPWDPESLELRAECYIHLGNTRKAIQDLTPTAWLRNDNRAAFLKLSTLHYSLGENKKSIAHVRECLKLNQDDKKCLSHFKQVKKLIKQLDSAEEHIKEESYQMAISNYESVMKTEPNVPYYTNKAKERICFCLVKRDPRNINILRDRAEAFILNRDYGEARTLLIATLLRKHVLTLTVIQYVVVSPDEW, from the exons gCTGG GTGTCTCGGGGGATAACGTGGAGATTGAGAAACACTGTGAGATGGGCCGTAAACTGTTGGAATCTGGTCAACTTGCTGGGGCCCTGTCCCACTACCACTCTGCAGTGG GATCAATTTCCTCCTGCAATGAAATGGTTCATATCAAGATCCAATATCTCTACCTGACCTACTATGAGCGGGCAGCTGTGTTTCTGGCAATGGGGAAGTCCAAGTCAGCCCTGTCGGACCTGACCAGAGCTATCCGACTCAAACCAGATGACCTCATT GCCAGACTGCAGATGGGGAATATCTTCCTAAAGATGGGCAACACCCAGAAGGCCCGGGAGAACTTTCAGGCTGTG CTGCAGCGCTCCCCTGACCAGGATGAGGCGCGGCACCAGCTGATGAGGGCCAACGAGCTGGAGGAGCTGCAGGAAAAGGCCCACGCGACCCACCACAGAAGAGACTACAGGACCACCATCAATGTGTTGGATTGGGTTTTAGTG CTGTCCCCCTGGGACCCTGAGTCTCTGGAGCTCCGGGCTGAATGCTACATCCACCTGGGAAACACCAGGAAGGCCATCCAGGACCTGACTCCCACCGCCTGGCTGAGGAATGACAACCGTGCTGCCTTCCTCAAGCTCAGTACCCTGCACTATAGCCTGGGGGAGAACAAGAAGTCAATAGC TCACGTCCGGGAGTGTCTGAAGCTGAACCAGGATGACAAGAAGTGTTTGTCCCACTTCAAACAGGTGAAGAAGCTCATCAAGCAGCTGGACTCTGCCGAGGAGCATATCAAGGAGGAGAG TTATCAAATGGCCATATCCAACTATGAGTCAGTGATGAAGACAGAACCTAATGTCCCCTACTACACCAATAAGGCAAAAGAGAGGATCTGCTTCTGCCTGGTCAAG AGAGATCCACGCAACATCAACATCCTTCGAGACAGAGCTGAGGCCTTCATCCTCAACCGGGACTACGGTGAAG CTCGGACTTTGCTGAtcgctactttattgaggaaacaTGTACTTACTCTGActgtgatacagtatgtggttgtCTCTCCTGATGAatggtga